A stretch of the Actinoalloteichus fjordicus genome encodes the following:
- the miaB gene encoding tRNA (N6-isopentenyl adenosine(37)-C2)-methylthiotransferase MiaB, whose amino-acid sequence MTRSYEVRTYGCQMNVHDSERLAGLLEDAGYVRASGDATPDVVVFNTCAVRENADNRLYGNLGHLRPVKDAHPGMQIAVGGCLAQKDRGEIVKRAPWVDVVFGTHNIGSLPALLNRSRHNDEAEVEILEALDVFPSTLPARRDSAHSGWVSISVGCNNTCTFCIVPSLRGKERDRRPGEVLAEVEALVAEGVLEVTLLGQNVNSYGAEFGDRLAFGKLLRACGGIEGLERVRFTSPHPRDFTDDVIAAMAETDNVCHQLHMPLQSGSDRVLKAMRRSYRSERYLGILDRVRAAMPDAAITTDIIVGFPGETEEDFAATLDVVRRARFSSAFTFQYSPRPGTPAAELDEQVPKAVVQERYERLIAVQEEMSWASNKELLGRTVEVLVAQGEGRKDGATRRLTGRARDGRLVHFAPVGPAVVGEIRPGDVVTTQIDYAAPHHLVADGTVLSHRRTRAGDNWEAGVRPQTPGVNLGLPSFGAPADQTPAGDGCRAG is encoded by the coding sequence GTGACCCGAAGCTACGAAGTCCGCACGTACGGCTGCCAGATGAACGTGCACGACTCGGAGCGTCTGGCAGGTCTGCTGGAGGACGCCGGCTATGTTCGAGCCTCGGGCGACGCCACCCCCGATGTCGTGGTCTTCAACACCTGCGCCGTGCGTGAGAACGCCGACAACCGCCTGTACGGCAATCTCGGGCATCTCCGGCCCGTCAAGGACGCGCATCCGGGGATGCAGATCGCTGTCGGCGGCTGTCTCGCGCAGAAGGACCGAGGTGAGATCGTCAAGCGGGCGCCCTGGGTGGACGTGGTGTTCGGCACCCACAACATCGGGTCGCTGCCCGCCCTGCTGAACCGGTCAAGGCATAACGACGAGGCCGAGGTCGAGATCCTGGAGGCGCTGGACGTCTTTCCCTCGACGCTGCCCGCGCGGCGTGACTCCGCGCACTCCGGCTGGGTGTCGATCTCGGTCGGCTGCAACAACACGTGCACCTTCTGCATCGTCCCCTCGCTGCGGGGCAAGGAGCGGGACCGCAGGCCGGGCGAGGTGCTCGCGGAGGTGGAGGCCCTGGTCGCCGAGGGGGTCCTGGAGGTGACGCTGCTCGGGCAGAACGTCAACTCCTATGGTGCCGAGTTCGGCGATCGACTGGCCTTCGGCAAGCTCCTCCGGGCCTGCGGCGGCATCGAGGGCCTCGAGCGGGTGCGATTCACCTCACCTCACCCGCGTGACTTCACCGACGACGTCATCGCGGCAATGGCCGAGACGGACAACGTCTGCCATCAGCTGCACATGCCGCTGCAGTCCGGCTCGGACCGGGTGCTCAAGGCCATGCGGCGGTCGTATCGCTCGGAGCGCTACCTCGGCATCCTCGATCGGGTCCGCGCCGCCATGCCGGACGCGGCGATCACCACTGACATCATCGTGGGTTTTCCCGGCGAGACGGAGGAGGACTTCGCCGCGACGCTCGACGTGGTGCGGCGGGCTCGCTTCTCCTCGGCCTTCACCTTCCAGTACTCGCCGCGACCGGGCACGCCCGCCGCCGAACTGGACGAACAGGTGCCGAAGGCCGTGGTCCAAGAGCGGTACGAGCGCCTGATCGCCGTGCAGGAGGAGATGTCCTGGGCGTCGAACAAGGAGCTGCTCGGCCGCACCGTCGAGGTGCTCGTCGCGCAGGGCGAGGGTCGTAAGGACGGGGCGACCCGGCGCCTGACCGGTCGGGCGAGGGACGGCAGGCTGGTGCACTTCGCGCCCGTCGGCCCGGCGGTCGTCGGCGAAATCCGGCCGGGCGACGTCGTGACGACACAGATCGACTATGCCGCCCCGCACCACCTGGTGGCCGACGGCACGGTGCTCTCCCACCGACGCACCAGGGCCGGGGACAACTGGGAGGCGGGTGTTCGCCCGCAGACCCCCGGTGTCAACCTGGGGCTTCCGTCGTTCGGTGCTCCTGCGGATCAGACGCCCGCCGGGGACGGATGTCGGGCCGGATGA
- a CDS encoding Rv2732c family membrane protein, producing the protein MSSETVDASTQTERAGRVPLTKAERQALRHFEPGRRALFLAAGVLVLLLGVALPWTGGATGVDILLGASDEALGIGVLPRIFVASVLLFGVAVTALTLIVRRWFLAWVCAFGCGHSVFEGMLAIWTRQTGVDTPGPGVGLVITVLAILFMAVQWFQLAWSRS; encoded by the coding sequence ATGAGTTCTGAGACCGTGGATGCGAGCACGCAGACGGAGCGTGCTGGGCGGGTCCCCCTGACCAAGGCCGAGCGGCAGGCCCTGCGCCACTTCGAGCCCGGCAGGCGGGCCCTGTTCCTGGCCGCGGGCGTGCTGGTGCTGCTCCTGGGGGTCGCGTTGCCGTGGACGGGCGGTGCGACGGGCGTGGACATCCTGCTCGGGGCGAGCGACGAGGCCTTGGGGATCGGGGTGCTGCCGAGGATCTTCGTCGCATCGGTGCTGCTCTTCGGCGTGGCGGTGACGGCGCTGACGCTGATCGTGCGGCGGTGGTTCTTGGCCTGGGTCTGTGCCTTCGGCTGCGGACACTCGGTGTTCGAGGGGATGCTCGCGATCTGGACCCGGCAGACGGGTGTCGACACCCCCGGTCCCGGAGTCGGCCTGGTGATCACGGTCCTGGCGATCCTGTTCATGGCCGTGCAGTGGTTCCAGCTCGCCTGGTCCCGCTCCTGA
- a CDS encoding DUF349 domain-containing protein, translating into MTDQQTTPGATTVQENARPATTTPSVPQASREPGRWGRVDADGTVFVTSETGERAVGSWQAGDAAEGLAHYARRFDDLLTEAGLLEARLASKAGDPKQSLTSALQLRDGLSEAAVVGDLAALAVRLDHLVVVAEQAVGVAKQEREEARSAATARKQALAEEAEQIATESTQWKPAGDRLRAIVDEWKEIRGVDRKTDEQLWRRFAKARDAFNRRRGAHFADLDRQRLVAKSRKQELAEEAEQIAESSDWADTAARYRQLMTEWKAAGRAPKDADETLWQRFRAAQDRFFARRSATFEERDAEFAVNAEEKEKLLADAEQIDPAKNLEAARAQLQRIQERWDEIGKVPRDRIRELEGRLRAVEDGVREASDARWRRTDPEAEARVAQFRERVEQFEAQAEKARAAGNRRKAEQADAQAAQWREWLTAAEQALATR; encoded by the coding sequence ATGACCGATCAGCAGACGACCCCTGGGGCGACGACGGTGCAGGAGAACGCACGTCCCGCCACCACGACGCCCTCGGTACCGCAGGCGTCCAGGGAACCAGGCCGGTGGGGGCGCGTCGACGCGGACGGGACCGTCTTCGTGACCAGCGAGACCGGTGAACGTGCGGTCGGCTCCTGGCAGGCGGGCGACGCCGCAGAGGGTTTGGCGCACTATGCACGGCGTTTCGACGACCTGCTGACGGAGGCGGGGCTGCTGGAGGCGCGGCTGGCCTCGAAGGCAGGCGACCCCAAGCAGTCGCTGACCAGCGCTCTCCAGCTTCGCGACGGGCTGAGCGAAGCCGCAGTGGTGGGCGATCTCGCCGCGCTGGCCGTCCGGCTCGATCACCTCGTGGTCGTCGCGGAGCAGGCCGTCGGCGTCGCCAAGCAGGAGCGGGAGGAGGCCAGGTCTGCGGCCACCGCACGCAAACAGGCCCTTGCCGAGGAGGCCGAGCAGATCGCCACGGAGTCCACCCAGTGGAAGCCGGCAGGTGATCGGCTGCGAGCCATCGTCGACGAGTGGAAGGAGATCCGGGGCGTCGACCGCAAGACGGACGAGCAGCTCTGGCGACGCTTCGCCAAGGCCCGCGACGCCTTCAACCGCCGACGCGGCGCCCACTTCGCCGATCTCGACCGGCAACGGCTCGTGGCCAAGAGCCGCAAGCAGGAGCTCGCCGAGGAGGCCGAGCAGATCGCCGAGTCCAGCGACTGGGCCGACACCGCAGCCAGGTACCGCCAGCTGATGACCGAGTGGAAGGCGGCGGGGCGAGCCCCCAAGGACGCCGACGAGACCCTCTGGCAGCGGTTCCGCGCCGCACAGGACCGGTTCTTCGCCCGGCGTTCCGCGACCTTCGAGGAACGCGACGCGGAGTTCGCGGTCAACGCCGAGGAGAAGGAGAAGCTGCTCGCCGATGCCGAGCAGATCGATCCGGCGAAGAACCTGGAGGCGGCCCGCGCACAGCTTCAGCGCATCCAGGAGCGGTGGGACGAGATCGGCAAGGTGCCTCGGGATCGCATCCGGGAACTCGAAGGCAGGCTCCGAGCGGTCGAGGACGGCGTCCGAGAGGCGTCCGACGCCCGTTGGCGCCGCACCGACCCGGAGGCGGAGGCACGGGTGGCGCAGTTCCGTGAGCGCGTCGAGCAGTTCGAGGCGCAGGCGGAGAAGGCCAGAGCGGCAGGCAACCGACGCAAGGCCGAACAGGCCGACGCGCAGGCCGCGCAGTGGCGGGAATGGTTGACGGCAGCCGAGCAGGCACTGGCGACGCGCTGA
- a CDS encoding class III extradiol ring-cleavage dioxygenase family protein, which yields MIVGVAALPHPPLLVPELVAGALTATAPVRDACLAAAAELRDLAADWVVVACGPADSAEVRGTGSLAGYGRRVLVRLEGHAEPEPEPDPDPDWPLPLLIAGWLRGQVGARRVRPLLIDSGLSPAECLAEGGRLASRFAGPDAVGLLVLGDGSARSSERSPLPADPRAADFDAATAQALGTPSPEALAGLDSAEASDLAVSGRAPWQVLAGAALASSTRWTAELRYSAAPFGVGYHVASWRPLH from the coding sequence GTGATCGTCGGTGTCGCGGCCCTTCCGCACCCTCCGCTGCTGGTCCCCGAGCTGGTGGCCGGTGCTCTGACCGCGACCGCACCGGTGCGGGACGCCTGTCTGGCCGCCGCCGCCGAACTGCGTGACCTGGCGGCGGACTGGGTCGTCGTCGCCTGCGGACCCGCAGACTCGGCGGAGGTCCGAGGGACGGGAAGCCTCGCGGGTTACGGCAGGCGGGTGCTCGTCCGGCTGGAAGGACACGCGGAGCCCGAGCCCGAGCCCGACCCCGACCCGGACTGGCCGCTGCCGCTGCTGATCGCCGGCTGGCTGCGCGGACAGGTCGGCGCTCGCCGGGTACGCCCGCTGCTGATCGACTCCGGGCTCTCGCCTGCGGAGTGCCTGGCCGAGGGGGGCAGGCTGGCGTCGCGATTCGCAGGTCCCGATGCCGTCGGACTACTGGTCCTGGGGGACGGCTCCGCCCGATCCTCGGAGCGCTCACCGCTGCCCGCCGACCCGCGCGCCGCCGACTTCGACGCGGCGACGGCTCAAGCGCTCGGCACGCCGTCTCCCGAGGCCCTGGCGGGGCTGGACAGTGCGGAGGCGAGCGATCTCGCGGTGAGCGGCCGCGCACCATGGCAGGTGCTGGCAGGTGCGGCGCTGGCCTCCTCGACGCGGTGGACGGCGGAGCTGCGCTATTCGGCCGCGCCGTTCGGCGTCGGCTACCACGTGGCCTCCTGGCGCCCGCTGCACTGA
- the miaA gene encoding tRNA (adenosine(37)-N6)-dimethylallyltransferase MiaA, whose product MTHPPTRLIAVVGPTATGKSDLGVRLAEETGGEVINADAMQLYRGMDIGTAKITTAERRGVPHHQLDVLDVTETASVAAYQRHARSVVQRLLDAATPPILVGGSGLYVQAVLDELEFPGTDPAIRASLEAELAELGASALHDRLAALDPTAAAAILPSNGRRLVRALEVVELTGRPFSATMPKTGPPRYDAVLIGLDRDPAVLDERVEIRVARMFAAGLPAEVRSLLELGLRDGRTASRALGYQQVVAALDAGGSEDDFAAAAADTARATRRFVRRQRSWFRRDKRIRWFDAGAPGLLEEALRHSGLRSGGR is encoded by the coding sequence GTGACACATCCCCCGACCAGGCTGATCGCCGTGGTGGGCCCGACCGCCACCGGGAAGTCGGACCTCGGCGTGCGGCTGGCCGAGGAGACCGGCGGCGAGGTGATCAACGCCGACGCGATGCAGCTCTACCGGGGCATGGACATCGGGACGGCCAAGATCACGACAGCCGAGCGTCGTGGCGTGCCCCATCACCAGCTCGACGTCCTCGACGTCACCGAGACGGCGTCGGTGGCGGCCTACCAGCGACACGCGCGAAGTGTCGTCCAACGGCTGCTCGACGCCGCGACACCGCCGATCCTGGTGGGCGGGTCCGGCCTGTACGTGCAGGCGGTGCTCGACGAACTCGAGTTCCCCGGCACCGATCCGGCGATCCGGGCGAGTCTGGAGGCCGAGCTGGCGGAACTCGGTGCCTCGGCCCTGCACGACCGGCTGGCGGCTCTGGACCCCACGGCCGCCGCAGCGATCCTGCCGAGCAACGGACGCAGGCTCGTCCGGGCGTTGGAGGTCGTCGAACTGACCGGACGTCCCTTCTCCGCGACGATGCCCAAGACGGGGCCGCCGCGCTACGACGCGGTGCTCATCGGCCTGGACCGCGACCCCGCAGTGTTGGACGAGCGAGTCGAGATCAGGGTCGCTCGGATGTTCGCGGCAGGCCTGCCCGCCGAGGTCCGTTCGCTGCTCGAACTGGGCCTGCGGGACGGCCGCACCGCCTCGCGGGCGCTCGGTTATCAGCAGGTCGTGGCCGCCCTGGACGCGGGCGGTTCCGAGGACGACTTCGCCGCTGCGGCCGCCGACACGGCCAGGGCCACTCGACGGTTCGTCCGTAGACAGCGGTCCTGGTTCCGCCGAGACAAGCGCATCCGGTGGTTCGACGCAGGCGCGCCGGGACTCCTCGAGGAGGCTCTGCGGCACAGCGGCCTGCGATCGGGCGGTCGCTGA
- the dapF gene encoding diaminopimelate epimerase, translating to MTDVRFIKGHGTQNDFIVLPDADGDLDLTEQRVRALCDRRRGLGADGVLRVVRAGALGEPAAGLDPDLWFMDYRNADGPAVEMCGNGVRVFAHYLVESGLVSPGEFAIGTRSGPKPVRVDVDGIVTVDMGAVRVGAPSTAAVGGRAFDGVAVDVGNPHLACVLGSAEDDQAESRATLLADLDLTVPPAYDPTVFPDGVNVEFIVPVEENLAEMRVHERGVGETRSCGTGTVAAVAAVLRATGRTIGRMLVDTPGGRLTVTIGGDDSQLTGPAVLVAEGRLDALWWQQANLH from the coding sequence GTGACCGACGTGCGCTTCATCAAGGGACACGGGACGCAGAACGACTTCATCGTGCTGCCCGACGCCGATGGCGATCTCGACCTGACCGAACAGCGGGTTCGAGCCCTCTGCGACCGCAGGCGAGGTCTCGGCGCCGACGGTGTCCTGCGCGTGGTGCGGGCAGGCGCGTTGGGCGAGCCCGCAGCCGGCCTCGACCCCGACCTGTGGTTCATGGACTACCGCAATGCCGACGGGCCCGCAGTGGAGATGTGCGGCAACGGAGTCCGCGTGTTCGCCCACTACCTGGTCGAGTCCGGTCTCGTCTCGCCAGGTGAGTTCGCGATCGGAACCCGGTCCGGCCCGAAGCCGGTCCGCGTCGACGTCGACGGCATCGTGACCGTGGACATGGGCGCCGTGCGGGTCGGTGCGCCGAGTACGGCAGCCGTCGGGGGCCGGGCCTTCGACGGCGTCGCGGTCGACGTGGGCAATCCGCACCTGGCCTGTGTGCTGGGCTCGGCTGAGGACGATCAGGCGGAGTCTCGCGCCACCCTGCTCGCGGATCTGGATCTCACGGTGCCGCCCGCGTACGACCCGACGGTCTTTCCGGACGGGGTGAACGTCGAGTTCATCGTGCCGGTCGAGGAGAACCTGGCCGAGATGCGTGTCCATGAGCGGGGGGTGGGGGAGACCCGTTCCTGCGGCACCGGCACCGTGGCCGCGGTCGCGGCCGTCCTTCGTGCCACCGGGCGGACGATCGGACGGATGCTCGTCGACACGCCCGGAGGCAGACTCACGGTGACCATCGGCGGCGACGACTCGCAGCTCACCGGCCCTGCGGTCCTCGTGGCGGAGGGCCGGCTGGACGCGCTGTGGTGGCAGCAGGCCAACCTGCACTGA
- a CDS encoding MFS transporter: MTGNRLPRGQGQRRDFGVLWLSDVASQFGTAVHFVAIPLIAATVLDAGPVEMGLLTAAGTAANLVIGLPAGAWADRMRRLPVMRWAEAGQALLLLSVPIAWWAGALTYPHLFVVSLLCGAMFTLFEVASQSYLPTIVDRVDLPEANRRLHTSRQVMHFSGRPLGGALAQLLGATNALVASVFGFVTSLLLLGRMSRERPAVALQPRGRLTDEIAEGLRFLFAHWLLRPTTLFSMTYNFFLNVYVAVNVLFLVRDLNLAEGTVGVLLSVTGAGGILGGLTTRFWSNSFGTVRALIVVTVLTTPFRLLVPFADRGWALTLFVVGVFVGGYGTVVFAVLQVSLRQSVCPDRLLGRVNASTRFLTWGAIPLGALVGGALGALVGIRATIMIAAVGMSLACCWLFAAPLRHLREAPEELLAAEAGLAKIVRDGPDHDRHDEPDTSSR, translated from the coding sequence GTGACCGGGAATCGTCTGCCGCGCGGCCAAGGACAACGGCGTGACTTCGGAGTGCTCTGGCTCAGTGACGTCGCCAGCCAGTTCGGCACCGCAGTCCACTTCGTCGCCATTCCGCTGATCGCCGCGACCGTCCTGGACGCGGGACCGGTGGAGATGGGCCTGCTCACGGCGGCGGGCACGGCGGCCAACCTGGTGATAGGCCTGCCCGCAGGCGCGTGGGCCGACCGGATGCGCAGACTGCCCGTGATGCGCTGGGCGGAGGCGGGCCAGGCTCTGCTGCTGCTGTCGGTGCCGATCGCCTGGTGGGCAGGAGCACTGACCTATCCCCACCTGTTCGTCGTCTCGCTGCTGTGCGGGGCGATGTTCACCCTCTTCGAAGTCGCGAGCCAGTCCTACCTGCCGACCATCGTCGACCGGGTCGACCTGCCCGAGGCCAATCGCAGACTGCACACCAGCAGACAGGTGATGCACTTCTCCGGCAGGCCGCTGGGCGGTGCACTCGCTCAACTCCTCGGCGCGACCAACGCCCTCGTCGCCAGCGTGTTCGGCTTCGTGACCTCGCTGCTACTGCTCGGCAGGATGAGTCGTGAGCGCCCGGCCGTGGCTCTACAGCCGCGCGGCAGGCTCACCGACGAGATCGCCGAGGGCCTGCGTTTCCTCTTCGCGCACTGGCTGTTGCGGCCGACGACGTTGTTCAGCATGACCTACAACTTCTTCCTCAACGTCTACGTCGCCGTCAACGTGCTCTTCCTGGTACGCGACCTGAATCTCGCGGAGGGGACCGTCGGCGTGCTGCTCTCGGTCACCGGTGCGGGAGGGATCCTCGGCGGACTCACCACGCGGTTCTGGTCGAACTCCTTCGGCACCGTCCGGGCGTTGATCGTGGTGACCGTCCTGACCACGCCGTTCCGGCTGCTCGTTCCCTTCGCCGATCGGGGCTGGGCTCTCACGCTGTTCGTCGTCGGGGTCTTCGTCGGCGGATACGGGACCGTCGTGTTCGCGGTCCTCCAGGTCAGCCTGCGCCAGTCGGTGTGCCCGGATCGGCTGTTGGGCCGGGTCAACGCCTCGACCAGGTTCCTCACCTGGGGCGCGATCCCCCTGGGTGCGCTGGTCGGTGGCGCACTCGGTGCACTCGTCGGGATTCGAGCGACGATCATGATCGCGGCCGTGGGCATGTCCCTCGCCTGCTGCTGGCTGTTCGCCGCACCGCTGAGGCATCTCCGGGAGGCCCCGGAGGAACTCCTCGCCGCCGAGGCGGGGCTGGCGAAGATCGTCCGAGACGGACCGGACCACGACCGGCATGACGAGCCAGACACCTCGTCCCGCTGA
- the hflX gene encoding GTPase HflX → MQRPDEAREEFLSGGDLERSERAALRRVVGLSTELADVSEVEYRRLRLERVVLVGVWTDGDSAYAEASLAELARLAETAGSEVLDGVVQRRQRPDPATYIGSGKVLELRDLVAANGADTVICDGELSPGQLRQLEDKLKVKVIDRTALILDIFASHARSREGKAQVELAQLRYLLPRLRGWGDAMSRQAGGQMGNGGIGTRGPGETKLETDRRRIHKRISKLRREILAMSKVRETKRGRRVANEVPSIAIAGYTNAGKSSLLNAITGAGVLVDDALFATLDPTTRRGTTPDGRSLTYTDTVGFVRHLPHQLVDAFHSTLEEVGEAQLLVHVVDGADPMPERQVSSVRDVLTEITKDRDEQMPQELLVVNKTDAADEVAIARLRHLFPDAVFVSARTGVGVEALQERIAELIPRPDALVEVFVPYTDGRLAARLHAEGEVLEERHSDEGTTIRARVGASLAAELSDSIVEPAAY, encoded by the coding sequence ATGCAGAGGCCCGACGAGGCCCGTGAAGAATTCCTCTCCGGCGGCGATCTGGAGCGTTCCGAACGCGCGGCGCTACGCCGGGTAGTCGGGCTGTCGACTGAGCTGGCGGATGTCAGCGAGGTCGAGTACCGGCGGCTTCGGCTGGAGCGCGTGGTGCTGGTCGGTGTCTGGACCGACGGCGACAGCGCCTATGCGGAGGCCTCCCTCGCCGAGTTGGCCAGGCTTGCCGAGACGGCGGGCTCGGAGGTGCTGGATGGCGTGGTTCAGCGCAGACAGCGTCCCGACCCCGCGACCTACATCGGCTCCGGCAAGGTCCTCGAGCTGCGCGATCTGGTCGCGGCCAACGGGGCGGACACGGTCATCTGCGACGGCGAGCTGTCGCCCGGCCAGCTCCGCCAGCTTGAGGACAAGCTGAAGGTCAAGGTCATCGACCGGACGGCCCTGATCCTCGACATCTTCGCCAGTCACGCTCGGTCCCGGGAGGGCAAGGCGCAGGTCGAACTGGCGCAGCTCCGCTATCTGCTGCCGAGGCTGCGCGGCTGGGGTGACGCGATGTCCCGGCAGGCCGGTGGTCAGATGGGCAACGGCGGCATCGGCACCCGTGGTCCCGGTGAGACCAAGTTGGAGACCGACCGCAGGCGGATTCACAAGCGGATCTCGAAGCTGCGTCGTGAGATCCTCGCCATGAGCAAGGTGCGGGAGACCAAGCGCGGGCGACGGGTCGCCAACGAGGTGCCCAGCATCGCCATCGCCGGGTACACCAACGCAGGCAAGTCGAGCCTGCTCAACGCCATCACCGGGGCGGGTGTCCTGGTCGACGACGCTCTCTTCGCGACGCTCGATCCGACGACCCGCCGGGGCACCACGCCGGACGGGCGGTCGCTGACCTACACCGACACCGTGGGCTTCGTCCGGCACCTGCCGCACCAGCTCGTCGACGCGTTCCACTCCACGCTGGAGGAGGTCGGCGAGGCACAGCTGCTGGTGCACGTCGTGGACGGTGCGGACCCGATGCCGGAGCGTCAGGTCTCCTCCGTGCGCGACGTCCTGACCGAGATCACCAAGGATCGCGACGAGCAGATGCCGCAGGAGCTGCTCGTGGTGAACAAGACGGATGCGGCCGACGAGGTCGCCATCGCCCGGCTGCGGCATCTGTTCCCCGACGCGGTCTTCGTCTCCGCCCGTACCGGTGTCGGCGTCGAGGCGCTCCAGGAACGGATCGCCGAGCTGATTCCCCGGCCGGACGCGCTCGTCGAGGTCTTCGTGCCTTACACGGATGGTCGGCTCGCCGCGCGACTGCACGCGGAGGGCGAGGTCTTGGAAGAACGGCATTCTGATGAGGGCACCACGATCCGGGCGAGGGTGGGCGCGAGCCTGGCCGCCGAGTTGTCCGACTCGATCGTGGAGCCTGCCGCGTACTGA
- the lexA gene encoding transcriptional repressor LexA, translating into MARKTTAQDTGGARDGAAVRALPEQSEAASVEALTPRQHRVLEVIREWLDRNGYPPSVREIGEAVGLTSTSSVAHQLRTLERKGYLRRDPNRPRAVGVLPIDRVPQAPAAADPDQDGAPVYVPMLGRIAAGGPILAEQAVEDVFPLPREIVGEGSLFLLKVAGDSMIDAAITDGDWVVVRQQPTAENGDVVAAMIDGEATVKTFKRRDDHVWLMPHNPAYEPILGDESTILGKVVAVLRRL; encoded by the coding sequence ATGGCACGCAAGACGACGGCGCAGGACACCGGCGGCGCGCGCGATGGCGCAGCGGTGCGTGCACTACCCGAGCAGTCCGAGGCCGCCTCGGTCGAGGCACTGACGCCCCGGCAGCATCGGGTGCTGGAGGTGATCCGGGAGTGGCTCGACCGCAACGGCTATCCGCCGAGCGTGCGCGAGATCGGCGAGGCGGTCGGCCTGACGTCGACGTCGTCGGTCGCTCACCAGCTCAGGACGTTGGAGCGCAAGGGGTACCTGCGCCGCGACCCGAACCGTCCTCGGGCCGTCGGCGTGCTCCCCATCGACCGCGTCCCGCAGGCACCAGCCGCTGCGGACCCCGACCAGGACGGCGCGCCCGTGTACGTGCCCATGCTGGGTCGGATCGCCGCAGGCGGGCCAATCCTCGCCGAACAGGCCGTGGAGGACGTCTTCCCGCTGCCGCGCGAGATCGTCGGCGAAGGCTCGCTCTTCCTGCTGAAGGTCGCGGGTGACTCGATGATCGACGCGGCGATCACCGACGGCGACTGGGTCGTCGTCCGCCAACAGCCCACGGCCGAGAACGGCGACGTGGTCGCCGCGATGATCGACGGCGAGGCCACGGTGAAGACGTTCAAACGACGCGACGACCACGTGTGGCTCATGCCGCACAACCCGGCCTACGAGCCGATTCTGGGCGACGAGTCGACGATCCTCGGCAAGGTCGTCGCCGTGCTCCGCAGGCTCTGA
- a CDS encoding LysM peptidoglycan-binding domain-containing protein, protein MHRARSAPAARLGASTRPVRPIGPLGLAGLVLVLVALLLGMAWAAARPSSAGPVPEATTITTVGAGETVWSIARRAVPGSAPAEVVDRIRLLNGPEVAELRVGRVLRVPAAGDHVRG, encoded by the coding sequence ATGCATCGTGCTCGGTCGGCTCCCGCGGCCCGCCTCGGCGCGTCCACGCGGCCGGTCCGGCCGATCGGTCCGCTCGGCCTGGCGGGGCTGGTCCTGGTGCTCGTCGCGCTGCTGCTCGGCATGGCCTGGGCGGCCGCGCGTCCCTCCTCCGCGGGCCCGGTTCCGGAAGCGACGACGATCACCACGGTGGGCGCGGGCGAGACGGTCTGGTCGATAGCGAGGCGGGCGGTTCCTGGCAGCGCTCCAGCCGAGGTCGTCGACCGGATTCGGCTGCTCAACGGCCCCGAGGTCGCCGAGTTACGCGTCGGCCGGGTGCTGCGGGTGCCTGCGGCGGGCGACCACGTGCGGGGGTGA
- the nrdR gene encoding transcriptional regulator NrdR — translation MRCPFCRHPDSRVVDSREVEDGQAIRRRRSCSDCGRRFTTVEESVLAVVKRSGVTEPFSRDKVVRGVRRACQGRPVDEDALQQLAHRVEEAIRATGCAEIPSNEVGLAILSPLRSLDEVAYLRFASVYRSFSSVEDFEKEIADLRTADPADERPSGEAFV, via the coding sequence GTGCGGTGCCCGTTCTGTAGGCACCCCGACTCGCGAGTGGTCGACTCCCGTGAGGTGGAGGACGGCCAGGCGATTCGGCGCAGGCGATCCTGCTCGGACTGCGGTCGGCGGTTCACCACCGTAGAGGAGTCGGTTCTCGCCGTGGTGAAGCGTTCCGGGGTCACCGAGCCGTTCAGCCGCGACAAGGTCGTCCGAGGCGTTCGTCGTGCCTGTCAGGGCAGGCCGGTCGATGAGGACGCGCTACAGCAGTTGGCACATCGGGTCGAGGAGGCCATCCGGGCGACCGGATGCGCCGAGATCCCCAGCAACGAGGTCGGGCTGGCGATCCTCAGCCCACTGCGCAGCCTCGACGAGGTCGCTTATCTGCGCTTCGCGAGCGTGTACAGATCCTTCTCCTCGGTGGAGGACTTCGAGAAGGAGATCGCCGATCTGCGGACGGCGGACCCTGCGGACGAGCGGCCTTCGGGAGAGGCCTTCGTCTGA